Proteins encoded together in one Amblyomma americanum isolate KBUSLIRL-KWMA chromosome 1, ASM5285725v1, whole genome shotgun sequence window:
- the LOC144094159 gene encoding uncharacterized protein LOC144094159 has protein sequence MAKQSFGPDGHALWHMGPLSIIWFLTCLVTQCNAHFEHCSNGLYLHFVDVRKRSSTRFRLLVRYSTICRIILRKTSPTSTIVYLQLLHPPLLYKVCAGNSATSQCNREGDYLPQFDLSDTTPWDRAVEFGEGPFKCGADVLGRSRMMRLTLSGPRHWAPLCNLILRTRKNAQVFYAPVRELQARELKAVARPSVQDFGVVYALLSVWSETFQVTDELAMDAQSCRETLLELSARAEECPRALEEALFEIYFSLSQGKAI, from the exons ATGGCAAAGCAGAGCTTCGGGCCTGATGGTCACGCACTTTGGCACATGGGCCCCTTATCCATCATCTGGTTCCTTACATGTCTA GTGACGCAGTGCAATGCGCACTTTGAGCACTGTTCCAATGGGTTGTACCTGCACTTCGTGGATGTCCGCAAGCGTAGCTCCACGCGGTTCCGGCTGCTGGTGCGGTACTCGACCATCTgccgcatcattctgcgcaagacGTCGCCGACATCCACTATTGTCTACCTGCAGCTGTTGCACCCGCCGCTGCTTTACAAGGTGTGCGCTGGCAACAGCGCCACCAGCCAGTGCAATCGCGAGGGCGACTACCTGCCACAG TTCGACCTGTCAGACACCACCCCGTGGGACCGGGCCGTCGAGTTCGGTGAAGgacccttcaagtgcggtgccGACGTTCTGGGCAGAAGTCGCATGATGCGCCTGACGCTCAGTGGACCGCGCCACTGGGCGCCTCTCTGCAACCTGATCCTGCGCACGCGCAAAAACGCGCAGGTTTTTTACGCGCCGGTGCGCGAGTTGCAAGCGCGCGAGTTGAAGGCAGTGGCCAGGCCCAGCGTGCAGGACTTCGGCGTCGTGTACGCCTTGCTCAGCGTCTGGTCCGAGACCTTTCAG GTCACCGATGAGCTGGCGATGGATGCTCAGAGCTGCCGGGAAACGCTCCTCGAGTTGTCTGCGCGCGCCGAGGAGTGTCCCCGTGCCCTGGAAGAAGCCCTCTTCGAGATCTATTTCTCGCTTAGCCAGGGAAAG GCTATATAG
- the LOC144094233 gene encoding uncharacterized protein LOC144094233, with product MALSVHCLDSGWGTPTASQLRRLLGLQCTVGQVVTGDCGEVAVYESPTWTANVTLQLERSPKDSFMHIVLKWCDQCQNASNNGAAAGKSGPPEWWLASEELEEFCDPYSTQIATEHKDVPVNAFALGCFLGYNTFVAHFDSTNTMPPPPSPLSSAKSSSSLSGKSMSVKRGKKGRAVKSTSPSDGTSSSAKTSCPNSELTSSEGFKVR from the exons ATGGCGCTAAGCGTCCATTGTCTGGACTCCGGCTGGGGCACGCCGACAGCGTCTCAGCTTCGGCGGCTGCTCGGTCTGCAGTGCACCGTGGGCCAAGTGGTGACCGGAGACTGCGGCGAGGTGGCAGTCTACGAGAGCCCCACTTGGACGGCAAACGTGACGCTGCAACTGGAGCGGTCACCCAAGGACTCGTTCATGCATATCGTACTTAAGTG GTGCGACCAATGCCAGAACGCCTCTAATAACGGCGCGGCTGCGGGCAAGTCCGGCCCGCCTGAATGGTGGCTCGCATCCGAGGAGCTCGAGGAGTTCTGCGACCCGTACAGCACCCAGATAGCCACGGAGCACAAGGACGTACCCGTAAACGCGTTCGCCCTCGGCTGCTTCCTCGGGTACAACACTTTTGTGGCGCACTTTGACAGCACCAACACCATGCCGCCTCCGCCATCGCCACTCTCGTCGGCCAAGTCATCGTCCTCCCTCTCCGGCAAATCAATGTCTGTGAAGcggggaaagaagggaagagcgGTCAAGTCTACCTCCCCTTCAGATGGGACAAGCTCATCTGCGAAGACGTCTTGTCCCAACAGTGAGCTGACCTCGTCTGAAGGCTTTAAGGTGAGATGA